A window of the Zerene cesonia ecotype Mississippi chromosome 12, Zerene_cesonia_1.1, whole genome shotgun sequence genome harbors these coding sequences:
- the LOC119830629 gene encoding vitamin K epoxide reductase complex subunit 1 gives MTIKGINRGIVSAGILGILVSTYALYVEMAAESRPGYKALCDIAERASCSKVLTSEYSKGFGLVAKNSAFEVPNCVYGIAFYCIMIFLSTYDNLYAVRLQVVLGISSLISCVYLAYLLIFVLGDFCIVCVSTYFVNAAITYVSFKKHSALKSKIA, from the exons ATGACGATAAAAGGGATTAATCGCGGGATTGTCTCGGCCGGGATACTAGGAATACTCGTGTCGACGTATGCGCTGTATGTGGAAATGGCGGCCGAGTCGCGACCGGGGTACAAGGCGCTCTGCGACATCGCCGAACGCGCCAGCTGTTCGAAGGTCCTTACATCCGA ATACTCGAAAGGTTTCGGTCTTGTGGCTAAAAACTCCGCTTTTGAGGTGCCGAACTGTGTATATGGGATCGCCTTCTATTgcattatgatttttttga gtaCATACGATAATCTATATGCAGTGCGGTTACAGGTCGTTCTCGGCATTTCATCACTTATAAGTTGTGTTTATTTAGCGTACCTATTGATTTTTGTTCTCGGAGACTTTTGTATCGTTTGCGTTTCTACATATTTTGTGAACGCTGCCATCACTTATGTATCCTTTAAAAAGCATAGCGCTTTGAAAAGCAAAATAGCATAA